A window of Blastomonas sp. SL216 contains these coding sequences:
- a CDS encoding uroporphyrinogen-III synthase: MAAPRIIVLRPQPGATATAQGLRASGHEPLVTPLFAIEQVAWTPADPEAYDALLVGSANVFRHGGPALADLKGLPVYAVGGKTARMAGDLGFRVRGQGTGGLAAMLPMLVEDGHLHVLRLAGEDHVDLPATRLAIDTRIVYRSRALPLPDPLRDALQDPAIVLLHSARAAQHFGALVDSAGIDRSTISLALFAPALVDAAGQGWAAVRVAASADDRALLDVVATLCQHAPARPEARKPETE; encoded by the coding sequence ATGGCGGCTCCGCGCATCATCGTGCTGCGGCCGCAGCCCGGCGCGACCGCGACGGCCCAGGGGCTGCGCGCCTCAGGCCATGAGCCGCTGGTCACGCCGTTGTTCGCGATCGAGCAGGTCGCCTGGACCCCCGCCGATCCGGAAGCCTATGACGCGCTGCTGGTCGGCAGTGCCAATGTGTTCCGGCACGGGGGCCCGGCGCTGGCAGACCTCAAGGGCCTGCCGGTCTATGCGGTAGGCGGCAAGACCGCGCGCATGGCGGGCGATCTGGGCTTTCGGGTGCGCGGCCAGGGCACCGGCGGGCTGGCGGCGATGCTGCCGATGCTGGTCGAGGATGGCCATCTGCACGTGCTGCGGCTGGCGGGCGAGGATCATGTCGATCTGCCGGCGACCCGGCTCGCCATCGATACGCGCATCGTCTACCGCTCGCGCGCTCTGCCGCTCCCCGATCCGTTGCGCGATGCGCTGCAAGACCCCGCCATCGTGCTGCTGCATTCGGCGCGCGCGGCCCAGCATTTCGGCGCGCTGGTCGACAGCGCCGGGATCGACCGCAGCACGATCAGCCTTGCGCTGTTCGCGCCCGCTCTGGTCGATGCAGCAGGCCAGGGCTGGGCCGCAGTGCGCGTCGCGGCATCGGCCGACGACCGCGCCTTGCTGGACGTCGTCGCCACGCTGTGCCAGCATGCACCGGCACGCCCAGAGGCCAGAAAGCCGGAGACAGAATGA
- the tsaD gene encoding tRNA (adenosine(37)-N6)-threonylcarbamoyltransferase complex transferase subunit TsaD, translating into MAIILGIESSCDESAAALIGSDRTVLAHRLAGQEDAHRPYGGVVPEIAARAHVQTLSPLIDAALKDAGMTLDQVDAIAATAGPGLIGGVMVGLVTAKALAMAAGKPLIAVNHLEGHALSPRLADASLEFPYLLLLVSGGHCQILRVDGVGQYRRLATTIDDAAGEAFDKTAKILGLGYPGGPRVEALARQGDPRAVPLPRPLLGSTEPHFSFAGLKSAVLRAVQSGAYLPEDIAASFQAAVVDCLIDRLEKALAATDDTMGRARTLVVAGGVAANGAIRAALEALAARHAMGFVAPPLWLCTDNAAMIGWAGAERFALGLTDPLDIAARPRWPLDPAAEAARGAGVKA; encoded by the coding sequence ATGGCAATCATCCTGGGCATCGAATCAAGCTGCGATGAAAGCGCAGCGGCGCTGATCGGGTCGGACCGGACCGTGCTGGCGCACCGGCTGGCGGGGCAGGAGGACGCGCACCGCCCCTATGGCGGCGTGGTGCCCGAAATCGCGGCGCGCGCGCATGTGCAGACGCTGAGCCCGCTGATCGACGCGGCCCTGAAGGATGCCGGGATGACGCTCGATCAGGTCGATGCCATTGCCGCAACGGCAGGGCCGGGGCTGATCGGCGGGGTAATGGTCGGGCTGGTCACCGCCAAGGCATTGGCGATGGCGGCGGGCAAGCCGCTGATCGCGGTCAACCATCTGGAAGGCCATGCGCTTTCGCCGCGCCTTGCGGATGCTTCGCTCGAATTCCCCTATCTGCTGCTGCTGGTCTCGGGCGGGCATTGCCAGATCCTGCGGGTCGATGGCGTCGGGCAATATCGCCGCCTTGCCACCACCATCGACGATGCAGCGGGCGAGGCGTTCGACAAGACCGCCAAGATCCTGGGCCTGGGCTATCCCGGCGGGCCGCGCGTCGAGGCGCTGGCCAGGCAGGGCGATCCCCGGGCCGTGCCGCTGCCAAGGCCGCTGCTGGGCAGCACGGAACCGCATTTCTCGTTCGCCGGGCTCAAAAGCGCGGTGCTGCGCGCGGTGCAGAGCGGCGCCTATCTGCCCGAGGATATCGCGGCGAGCTTTCAGGCGGCGGTGGTGGATTGCCTGATCGACCGGCTGGAAAAGGCTCTGGCGGCAACCGACGACACGATGGGCAGAGCCAGGACCCTGGTCGTCGCAGGCGGTGTCGCGGCGAATGGCGCGATCCGCGCCGCGCTCGAGGCGCTCGCGGCCCGGCACGCGATGGGCTTTGTCGCCCCGCCGCTCTGGCTGTGCACCGACAATGCCGCGATGATCGGCTGGGCGGGCGCGGAACGGTTTGCGCTCGGCCTTACCGATCCGCTCGATATCGCCGCGCGTCCGCGCTGGCCGCTCGATCCTGCCGCCGAGGCCGCGCGTGGTGCGGGGGTAAAGGCATGA
- a CDS encoding NAD(P)-dependent glycerol-3-phosphate dehydrogenase: protein MSGEIAKPRLGVIGGGAWGTALAQMLASDGREVLLWAFEPHVVEEINSGHRNSAYLAGIDLNPAIRATGQLAELADCPLLLVVTPAQHMRRVLVQLPQGAGDLVLCCKGIEEATGDLMDDAARAAAPGRPLAVLSGPTFAHEVARGQPTAVTLACETRAQWDRIAPMVWRPAFRPYFSTDITGAEIGGAVKNVLAIACGVVEGLGLGQNARAALIARGFAEMTRFGLACGAQAETLSGLSGLGDLVLTCSSVSSRNFSLGKALGEGRAAADVLADCATVAEGAFTAPVLQRVSRARGVAMPIVDTVCALLAGEVAAGDAVAALLARPLTTE from the coding sequence ATGAGCGGCGAAATCGCAAAGCCACGGCTGGGCGTCATCGGCGGCGGCGCCTGGGGCACCGCATTGGCGCAGATGCTGGCGAGCGATGGGCGCGAGGTCCTGCTCTGGGCATTCGAGCCGCACGTGGTCGAAGAGATCAACAGCGGTCATCGCAACAGCGCCTATCTGGCCGGGATCGATCTCAACCCCGCTATCCGCGCCACTGGCCAGCTTGCAGAGCTCGCCGATTGCCCGCTGCTGCTGGTCGTGACGCCAGCGCAGCATATGCGCCGGGTGCTGGTGCAGCTGCCACAGGGTGCAGGCGATCTGGTGCTGTGCTGCAAGGGAATCGAGGAAGCGACCGGCGACCTGATGGACGATGCCGCACGCGCCGCAGCACCCGGCAGGCCGCTCGCCGTGCTGTCGGGCCCGACCTTCGCGCATGAAGTGGCGCGCGGCCAGCCGACCGCCGTGACGCTCGCCTGCGAGACCCGGGCGCAATGGGACAGGATCGCGCCGATGGTGTGGCGACCCGCCTTCCGCCCCTATTTCAGCACCGACATTACCGGCGCGGAAATCGGCGGCGCGGTGAAGAACGTGCTCGCCATCGCCTGCGGGGTGGTCGAGGGGCTGGGCCTGGGGCAGAATGCGCGAGCGGCGCTGATCGCGCGCGGTTTTGCCGAAATGACACGCTTCGGCCTCGCCTGCGGGGCGCAGGCCGAGACGCTGTCCGGTCTGTCGGGGCTGGGCGATCTGGTGCTGACCTGTTCGTCGGTCAGCTCGCGCAACTTCTCGCTCGGCAAGGCGCTGGGCGAAGGGCGCGCGGCAGCCGATGTGCTTGCCGATTGCGCGACCGTCGCTGAAGGCGCGTTCACCGCGCCGGTGCTGCAGCGCGTGTCCAGGGCGCGTGGCGTGGCGATGCCGATCGTCGATACGGTCTGCGCGCTGCTGGCGGGCGAAGTCGCGGCGGGCGATGCCGTCGCAGCGCTGCTCGCCCGCCCGCTGACGACGGAATGA
- a CDS encoding NAD(P)-dependent oxidoreductase, with translation MLQFVDRGQAYPPKRSAEDRADDFEEISDRFDGAAAQAQSARCSQCGVPYCSTHCPLHNHIPDWLRLTAEGRLREAYEMSNLTSTMPEICGRICPQDRLCEGNCVIEFSGHGAVTIGSVEKYITDTAWEQGWVEPVQVGKPRGQSVGIIGAGPAGLTAAEYLRMGGYDVHVYDRHDRAGGLLTYGIPGFKLEKDVVMRRIARLEAAGIVFHCGFEVGRDASMETLRDKHDAVLIATGVYKARDIKVPGIGADGVVPALDYLIASNRKGFGDDVPGFDSGALNAEGKNVVVIGGGDTAMDCVRTAVRQGASSVKCLYRRDRINMPGSQREVLNAEEEGVEFVWLSGPVAVEGTPHATAVRASRMRLGAPDASGRSAPEPDPDSDFSVPADLVIKALGFDPEDLPGAFGCDDLSVNRWGTLRVDHKTMMTSLDGVFAAGDIVRGASLVVWAIRDGRDVADHMHKYLKARARAGAEQVAA, from the coding sequence ATGCTGCAATTCGTCGATCGCGGGCAGGCCTATCCGCCCAAGCGCAGCGCCGAAGACCGCGCCGACGATTTCGAGGAAATTTCCGACCGGTTCGATGGCGCGGCGGCGCAGGCGCAATCGGCGCGCTGCTCGCAATGCGGCGTGCCTTATTGCTCGACCCACTGTCCGCTGCACAATCACATTCCGGACTGGCTGCGCCTGACCGCCGAAGGGCGGCTGCGCGAGGCGTACGAGATGTCGAACCTCACGTCGACCATGCCCGAGATCTGCGGCCGCATCTGCCCGCAGGACCGGCTGTGCGAAGGCAATTGCGTGATCGAATTCTCCGGCCATGGTGCGGTCACCATCGGATCGGTGGAAAAGTACATCACCGACACCGCCTGGGAACAGGGCTGGGTCGAGCCGGTGCAGGTCGGCAAGCCGCGCGGCCAGTCGGTGGGGATCATCGGCGCAGGGCCTGCGGGCCTGACGGCAGCCGAATATCTGCGCATGGGCGGCTATGACGTGCATGTCTATGACCGCCACGACCGTGCAGGCGGGCTGCTCACCTATGGCATTCCCGGCTTCAAGCTGGAAAAGGACGTGGTGATGCGCCGCATCGCCCGTCTGGAAGCGGCAGGCATCGTCTTCCATTGCGGGTTCGAGGTAGGTCGTGACGCCAGCATGGAGACCTTGCGCGACAAGCATGATGCCGTGCTGATCGCCACCGGCGTCTACAAGGCGCGCGACATCAAGGTGCCGGGCATCGGCGCCGATGGCGTGGTACCCGCGCTCGATTATCTGATCGCCTCCAACCGCAAGGGCTTTGGCGATGATGTCCCCGGTTTCGACAGCGGCGCACTGAACGCCGAGGGCAAGAATGTGGTCGTCATCGGCGGCGGCGATACCGCGATGGACTGCGTGCGCACTGCAGTCCGCCAGGGTGCATCCTCGGTCAAGTGCCTCTACCGCCGCGACCGGATCAACATGCCGGGATCGCAGCGCGAGGTGCTCAATGCCGAGGAAGAGGGCGTTGAGTTTGTCTGGCTGTCCGGCCCGGTCGCAGTCGAAGGCACGCCGCACGCCACCGCCGTGCGCGCCAGCCGCATGCGCCTGGGCGCGCCCGATGCATCGGGCCGCAGCGCACCCGAGCCCGATCCCGACAGCGATTTTTCGGTCCCCGCCGATCTGGTGATCAAGGCTTTGGGCTTCGATCCCGAGGATCTGCCCGGTGCGTTCGGCTGCGATGACCTGTCGGTCAACCGCTGGGGCACGCTGCGCGTCGACCACAAGACGATGATGACCAGCCTGGACGGCGTGTTTGCCGCTGGCGATATCGTGCGCGGCGCCTCGCTGGTCGTCTGGGCGATCCGCGACGGCCGCGATGTCGCCGATCACATGCACAAATATCTCAAGGCCAGGGCGCGCGCCGGGGCCGAGCAGGTGGCGGCCTGA
- a CDS encoding undecaprenyl-diphosphate phosphatase, with amino-acid sequence MIELYLIPILLGIVEGLTEFLPVSSTGHLILATELLGFDAQAWAVFNIAIQPGAILAIVVLYWRTFMDVLAGLVRWEPSAVAFTRNLLIAFFPAVILGLAFGDQIDKLLENAVVVAWALIIGGVAILVVEKLAKTSDAGGVAGVPFKTAIGIGLVQCIAMIPGVSRSGATILGAMAMGVDRKTAAEFSFFLALPTLTGATVLQLYKNRDALTADDFGAIAIGFVVSFVVALVVVKAFLKIITRYGFAPFAWYRIVAGAAALVWLANR; translated from the coding sequence ATGATCGAACTCTATCTTATCCCCATATTGCTGGGAATCGTCGAGGGCCTGACCGAGTTTCTCCCGGTCTCCTCCACCGGACACCTGATCCTCGCGACCGAATTGCTGGGCTTCGATGCCCAGGCCTGGGCGGTGTTCAACATCGCGATCCAGCCCGGCGCGATCCTGGCGATCGTGGTGCTCTACTGGCGCACCTTCATGGATGTGCTGGCAGGTCTGGTGCGATGGGAGCCGTCTGCGGTGGCGTTCACCCGCAACCTGCTGATCGCCTTCTTCCCCGCGGTCATCCTGGGCCTGGCCTTTGGCGACCAGATCGACAAGCTGCTGGAAAATGCGGTGGTGGTCGCCTGGGCGCTGATCATCGGCGGGGTCGCGATCCTGGTGGTGGAAAAGCTGGCCAAGACGAGCGATGCCGGCGGGGTGGCCGGGGTGCCGTTCAAGACCGCGATCGGCATCGGCCTGGTCCAGTGCATCGCGATGATCCCGGGTGTCAGCCGATCGGGCGCGACGATCCTGGGCGCGATGGCGATGGGCGTCGACCGCAAGACGGCGGCGGAGTTCAGCTTCTTTCTGGCACTGCCGACGCTGACCGGCGCCACGGTGCTGCAGCTGTACAAGAACCGCGATGCGCTGACCGCCGATGATTTCGGCGCGATCGCCATCGGGTTCGTGGTGTCGTTCGTGGTCGCGCTGGTGGTGGTCAAGGCGTTCCTGAAGATCATCACGCGCTATGGTTTCGCGCCTTTTGCCTGGTACCGCATCGTCGCCGGCGCTGCTGCCCTGGTGTGGCTTGCCAATCGATAG
- a CDS encoding MBL fold metallo-hydrolase: protein MKRVLKTGAMALALVSGASAQAQLTDAERAAVLARLPADDGSDTSDATRGKIAEIPGGVIKTADGKTVWDASAFDFLDNPTAPATVHPSLWRQARLNHIHGLFEIVPGKVWQLRGYDIAVMTIISGKTGWIVVDPLLTEEAAAAAMQLAESKIGKRPISAVLFSHSHADHFGGVGGIISADEVKKRKVPIVAPHGFAEEAVSENVLAGNAMTRRSAYMFGTALAPGAEGRVDNGLGTGLSIGTTGYLAPSMLIGPEGGLKVIDGVRFDFIDAAGTEAPAEFLFYLPDFKVLHTTEVAVKTLHNILTLRGAQVRDALRWSKIIDKALVKWGGEAQVQIASHNWPTWGQARVASYLENQRDAYRYVHDRTLGRANAGMTLHEVADSIAEPAAQQQAYGARGYYGTINHNMKATYQRYYGWWDGVPANFNPLPPVTAGKGYVELAGGADKLLEAGKKAQGAGNHRWAAELLNHLVFAEPNNAAAKAALADSYEALGFAAESGIWRNYYLAGAATLRGTELPRKGASTQSRSFISAIPTAEFFDALATRFAAERAGNMRARINFILPDTRETLGIMINGDVEIPRYGATLTDANATVTLNRKDFDAIVIGETDFPTLMRSGAMKIDGDSGLFLRWLMLHPPFDPAFAVVTP, encoded by the coding sequence ATGAAACGGGTGTTGAAAACCGGCGCGATGGCGCTGGCGCTGGTGAGCGGCGCAAGCGCGCAGGCGCAGCTGACCGATGCCGAGCGCGCGGCGGTGCTGGCGCGGCTGCCGGCTGACGATGGCAGCGATACCAGCGACGCGACACGCGGCAAGATCGCCGAAATTCCCGGCGGCGTCATCAAGACCGCCGATGGCAAGACGGTGTGGGATGCATCCGCCTTCGACTTTCTCGACAATCCGACCGCGCCCGCCACGGTGCATCCGTCCTTGTGGCGGCAGGCACGGCTCAACCATATCCACGGCCTGTTCGAGATCGTCCCCGGCAAGGTCTGGCAGTTGCGCGGCTATGACATTGCGGTGATGACGATCATCTCGGGCAAGACCGGCTGGATCGTCGTCGATCCGCTGCTGACCGAAGAGGCCGCCGCCGCCGCGATGCAGCTGGCGGAAAGCAAGATCGGCAAGCGCCCGATTTCTGCGGTGCTGTTCAGCCACAGCCATGCCGATCATTTCGGCGGGGTGGGCGGCATCATCTCCGCCGACGAGGTCAAGAAGCGCAAGGTGCCGATCGTCGCGCCGCACGGCTTTGCCGAAGAGGCGGTGAGCGAGAATGTGCTCGCGGGCAACGCGATGACCCGCCGCTCGGCTTACATGTTCGGCACCGCGCTCGCGCCGGGGGCCGAGGGCCGCGTCGACAACGGCCTGGGCACCGGGCTTTCGATCGGCACCACCGGCTATCTTGCGCCCAGCATGCTGATCGGCCCCGAAGGCGGGCTGAAGGTCATCGACGGGGTGCGCTTCGACTTTATCGATGCGGCGGGCACCGAGGCGCCGGCCGAATTCCTGTTCTATCTGCCCGATTTCAAGGTGCTGCACACCACCGAGGTCGCGGTGAAGACGCTGCACAATATCCTGACGCTGCGCGGCGCGCAGGTGCGCGATGCGCTGCGCTGGTCGAAGATCATCGACAAGGCTCTGGTCAAATGGGGCGGCGAAGCGCAGGTGCAGATCGCCTCGCACAACTGGCCGACCTGGGGCCAGGCGCGCGTCGCCAGCTATCTGGAAAACCAGCGCGATGCCTATCGCTATGTCCATGACCGCACTTTGGGCCGCGCCAATGCCGGGATGACGCTGCACGAGGTCGCAGACAGCATTGCAGAGCCCGCCGCGCAGCAACAGGCCTATGGCGCGCGCGGCTATTACGGCACGATCAACCACAATATGAAGGCGACCTATCAGCGCTATTATGGCTGGTGGGACGGCGTTCCCGCCAATTTCAACCCGCTGCCCCCGGTCACCGCAGGCAAGGGCTATGTCGAGCTGGCAGGCGGCGCGGACAAGCTGCTCGAAGCAGGCAAAAAGGCGCAAGGCGCGGGCAACCATCGCTGGGCCGCCGAATTATTGAACCATCTGGTCTTTGCCGAGCCGAACAATGCCGCAGCCAAGGCGGCGCTGGCCGACAGCTACGAGGCCTTGGGCTTTGCCGCCGAATCGGGCATCTGGCGGAACTATTACCTTGCCGGCGCCGCGACGCTGCGCGGGACCGAATTGCCGCGCAAGGGCGCCAGCACGCAGAGCCGCAGCTTCATCAGCGCCATCCCCACGGCGGAATTCTTCGACGCGCTGGCGACGCGCTTTGCCGCCGAGCGCGCGGGCAATATGCGCGCGCGCATCAACTTCATTCTGCCCGATACCAGGGAAACGCTGGGCATCATGATCAATGGCGATGTCGAGATTCCCCGCTATGGCGCGACGCTCACCGATGCCAACGCCACCGTGACGCTCAACCGCAAGGATTTCGACGCGATCGTCATCGGCGAGACCGATTTCCCGACGCTGATGCGATCGGGCGCGATGAAGATCGACGGCGATTCGGGCCTGTTCCTGCGCTGGCTGATGCTGCATCCGCCGTTCGACCCGGCCTTCGCGGTGGTGACGCCCTGA
- a CDS encoding DUF2059 domain-containing protein, protein MRIERPLRRCRGIASALAGLALLALTPGIVHAQAPAPTDSAEAAAAIDPARLAAARPVVEKLWPLGTYRRMMDGAITGMMQQMMDKMFDMPASDFAKMGGASEAAAAATDGKSLGELASSADPHFRERTRIATDVMFREMIPLVEKLEPGIRDSLTRVYARKYSAEQLADLDRFFSTPTGQAFAGDFMMTFVDPELTSQMQAFVPELVAGMPAIVAKIEAATAHLPPPPKTSRKTSGQP, encoded by the coding sequence ATGCGGATCGAACGTCCCTTGCGCCGCTGTCGCGGCATCGCATCGGCGCTGGCAGGCCTCGCCCTGCTGGCACTGACCCCTGGCATTGTTCATGCGCAGGCGCCCGCGCCCACCGATTCTGCCGAGGCGGCTGCCGCGATCGATCCCGCGCGGCTTGCAGCGGCACGTCCCGTGGTCGAGAAGCTGTGGCCGCTGGGCACCTATCGCCGGATGATGGACGGCGCCATCACCGGCATGATGCAGCAGATGATGGACAAGATGTTCGACATGCCGGCGAGCGATTTTGCCAAGATGGGCGGCGCATCGGAGGCGGCGGCAGCAGCGACCGACGGCAAGTCGCTGGGTGAGCTGGCGAGTTCGGCCGATCCGCATTTTCGTGAACGCACCCGCATCGCGACCGATGTCATGTTCAGGGAAATGATCCCGCTGGTCGAGAAGCTGGAGCCCGGAATCCGCGATTCGCTGACCAGGGTCTATGCGCGCAAATACTCCGCAGAGCAGCTGGCCGATCTCGACCGGTTCTTTTCGACCCCCACCGGCCAGGCCTTTGCCGGCGATTTCATGATGACCTTCGTCGATCCGGAACTGACCAGCCAGATGCAGGCCTTTGTGCCCGAGCTGGTCGCCGGCATGCCCGCGATTGTCGCCAAGATCGAAGCCGCAACGGCGCATCTGCCGCCCCCGCCCAAGACAAGCCGCAAGACCAGCGGACAGCCATGA
- the hemC gene encoding hydroxymethylbilane synthase, which produces MADKMTTGLPEGIAEILEQRPIRLGTRASPLAMAQARMTAAALCERWGLDQDQVELSPVVASGDRITDRPLADVGGKALWTRELDWSLGGGAIDLSVHSMKDVETVRPEAFYIAAMLPRADVRDVLLGAVSIEALPQGARFGTSSPRRAAQIRSIRPDISTVLFRGNVATRIGKLQAGEADATLLAAAGLDRLGETLDGMVSARLDSDTWLPAPSQGAVGIEVRADDAAMRALIGGIDDAPTSICVRAERALLFALGGDCHSAVAALARMDGDGVHLRAMLYSEDGADHVAGEARFATTDADGPARLAAELLGRAPETITRLFKAG; this is translated from the coding sequence ATGGCGGATAAGATGACGACGGGCCTGCCCGAGGGGATAGCGGAAATTCTGGAACAAAGGCCGATCCGGCTGGGCACGCGTGCCTCGCCGCTGGCCATGGCGCAGGCGCGGATGACCGCAGCGGCGCTGTGCGAACGCTGGGGGCTGGACCAAGATCAGGTCGAACTGTCGCCCGTGGTGGCCAGCGGCGACCGGATCACCGACCGCCCGCTCGCCGATGTCGGCGGCAAGGCCCTGTGGACGCGCGAGCTTGACTGGTCGCTGGGCGGCGGTGCGATCGACCTGTCGGTGCATTCGATGAAGGATGTCGAGACGGTCCGGCCCGAAGCCTTTTACATCGCGGCGATGCTGCCACGCGCCGATGTGCGCGACGTGCTGCTGGGCGCTGTCAGCATCGAGGCACTGCCCCAAGGTGCGCGCTTCGGCACCAGCTCGCCGCGCCGCGCCGCGCAGATCCGCTCGATCCGTCCGGACATCAGCACGGTCTTGTTCCGCGGCAATGTCGCCACGCGCATCGGCAAGCTGCAGGCGGGCGAGGCGGATGCCACGCTGCTCGCGGCTGCCGGGCTCGACCGGCTGGGCGAGACGCTCGACGGCATGGTTTCGGCCCGGCTGGACAGCGACACCTGGCTGCCCGCCCCCTCGCAAGGTGCGGTGGGCATAGAGGTGCGCGCCGACGATGCCGCGATGCGCGCGCTGATTGGCGGCATCGACGATGCACCGACATCGATCTGCGTGCGCGCCGAACGCGCGCTGCTGTTCGCGCTGGGCGGGGACTGCCATTCGGCGGTGGCGGCGCTCGCGCGGATGGACGGCGACGGCGTGCATCTGCGCGCGATGCTCTATTCCGAGGACGGCGCCGATCATGTCGCAGGCGAGGCGCGTTTCGCGACCACCGATGCCGATGGCCCGGCCCGGCTGGCAGCCGAGCTGCTGGGGCGTGCGCCCGAAACGATCACGCGGCTGTTCAAGGCGGGTTGA